The DNA segment GCTGAATGTAGATTTAGGGCAGTCATTTTTAGGGCTCAGGTACAAATGTGGCTAAGTATTTCTCTTGTTGTTCCCACAGAGAAAGCCAGAGTCCAACTGAGGATCTGACTGAAACCTTTGCTGATGGATCAGCCGATCACCCACCACACACTGATGATGGTAATTCAAAGCATAAGAGTTACCTTGACATGCTGATCGCCGAGCGTCCTGAAGAAAGACCTCCCAGTCCTTTCAGGCATGGTCAGGCATCATCTCGTCCTGACGACGGTTTGGCTAGTGCCAAATTACAAAAGTCACATCCACAGGACTCGGATGCAGCTCCATTACAAGACATCAAAGCCGGTGCAGACGCCATCAGAAGAGCTCTCCTCAGATCTAACAGGGCAAGAAGAGAAGTGAAAGCAGATCACGGTAGTTTGTCTCTCTCTACAGAGTCAggggagacacagacagagcgCCAAACTCAGGAGAGTATCAGAGCCTCTCAGAACAATACAatggaagaggaagagagtgcACCTACCAGAGAGACATCTTTGCTGGGCTATGATGCTCAGTGGTGCTGGGTGGAGTCACAGGAcgatgtgacatttttatgatcttCAATAAGCTCAATTTAAAGGCGAGATCTTTGATCTGAAGCTATTCTCTTCGCCAGTTAACTGCCAGTAATGCAGTGGGATTCAAAATGCACTTTGACTCGGACGGATGAATGAAATGAGGAATGTAGCCTAAAAGAAGAATCCGTCACTGTCTCTTCGTCACTACTCTTGCTTTTGATCAGGATGTATGCAGCTTGATCTGTGCATTTTAGGcattccaaaaaagacaaaaaaaacccaaactttaaatgtaaattaagaaAGCCACAAATATGAAAAAGCTCTTTTAGAAGATATGTAGATATGTTATGtctaataaatgttttacacacaGCATAGGTAATGATCGAAGATCGAGAATTTCTTTGGAACAATTTCTTTAGAATGGCTGTCAGTAGTTTCTTATGCACATTACTCGCATATTCTCCAGTCTCCTTGAAATCTTTCACATTTGTGGATATAAGGCAACAATAAACCTGTGAGGATTTGTGGTTGGGAGTCTCTGTACCAGATGATGCTGCAAGATTGCAGACTTTCTATCAACTCCTGGTTACGTTCTCTGTCACACCCCAGTGGTGATCAGCTATCATAGCCCAAAGCACCACAGACAAATGTTGACTGATTTCATCAAAAGGTTGGGTTTAAagttcagaggaaaaaaacatccttgTGCGATCGAGTAAGGAGCAGAACAACACGACAAAATAGAGTGTCACTCTTaattaaaaagctaaaacagcaacatattcaaataactaataatttatttgttcaaTAAGAAACCAGCaccatataaaataatatttacccatataaaaatacattgagTGAACATATAAAATCTCAGACAAAAGAAGACACCagtaatgaaaacagaaaagtgaacCATTGCAcaatatttcagaaacattaaGTGACATTAAACTTGACCTGAAGAAGGCAAAGCCTGGTTAAAGTGCACTGAGCGAGAATTCTTACAggtgagttaaaaaaacaagtttttgtaCTATCTGAAATATAAcaactgcatatttttttctcctgtcatATTGGGCTTTTTAGTGAAATAAAATCACAGGTCcaccagaaaataaaatacacatataacAAAGCACAATATagataaaaaatgtctttttaccCTGAAACACCACAACTATAAAAAGTAACAGACACCACCGTGTTTCAGAAACACGTTAaggttttaaatgtatttttaaatgtgctaagTTTATCACTACATGAATAGATGAGTCATTAACAAACTACTAGCAGCTGATTTTGCAGGAAATTTGCTTT comes from the Plectropomus leopardus isolate mb chromosome 12, YSFRI_Pleo_2.0, whole genome shotgun sequence genome and includes:
- the LOC121950952 gene encoding leucine rich adaptor protein 1-like, with translation MAEEILNDSFPDLKEVENKVGRKTPESLLIWMRDAADCEDVWRSDVVNSGDRGSASSDSFSEKIRNLKQEMRWLRCADVKILRQLVAVHEGIEAMRWLMEERGALASHGSSLTGSLSSLVTAEEHGPSMSPCRESQSPTEDLTETFADGSADHPPHTDDGNSKHKSYLDMLIAERPEERPPSPFRHGQASSRPDDGLASAKLQKSHPQDSDAAPLQDIKAGADAIRRALLRSNRARREVKADHGSLSLSTESGETQTERQTQESIRASQNNTMEEEESAPTRETSLLGYDAQWCWVESQDDVTFL